The uncultured Methanomethylovorans sp. genome contains a region encoding:
- a CDS encoding PLP-dependent aminotransferase family protein, protein MNYIFADRMQATRKSFIREILKVTQQPEVISFAGGLPNPGLFPVDEIASASVKVLSDEGRNVLQYSTTEGYLPLREFIAQRYLKKSGLKVDPDDILITNGSQQSIDLIGKIFLNKGDRVIIEKPGYLGAIQSFSVFEADFEAVPLLEDGIDIDLLDKTLSEKSAKLFYTVPTFQNPSGITYSEQKRKDVAKILKKHNVVCVEDNAYGELRFAGADLPTIRNYSDNTILMGSFSKIIAPGLRMGWICARKEIMEKLLIVKQAADLHSNYLSQRIIHQYLLDNDIDSHITKIKDAYGKSRDLMVNMMAEHFPEGVSYTKPEGGMFVWVTLPESVSSLDLFELAIEENVAFVPGNPFYTDDTSGNNTLRLNFSNSDDEQIEEGIKRIAVCLEKLMRDTIRADSQKHF, encoded by the coding sequence GTGAACTACATATTTGCTGACAGGATGCAGGCAACGCGTAAGTCCTTCATCAGGGAGATACTTAAAGTTACTCAGCAGCCAGAAGTAATATCTTTCGCTGGCGGACTTCCTAACCCAGGTCTGTTTCCTGTGGACGAAATTGCATCTGCTTCTGTAAAAGTTCTGTCAGATGAAGGAAGAAATGTTCTTCAATATAGTACTACTGAAGGATATTTGCCTTTACGGGAGTTTATTGCACAAAGGTATCTTAAAAAAAGTGGATTGAAAGTAGATCCTGATGATATCCTGATTACTAACGGTTCACAGCAAAGTATTGACCTTATCGGTAAAATCTTTTTGAATAAAGGTGACAGGGTCATTATCGAGAAACCAGGATATCTTGGCGCTATCCAGTCATTCTCTGTCTTTGAAGCAGACTTTGAGGCTGTCCCTCTTCTTGAAGATGGTATAGACATAGACTTGCTGGATAAGACGTTGAGCGAGAAAAGTGCAAAACTATTCTACACAGTTCCCACTTTCCAGAACCCATCAGGGATAACCTACTCCGAACAAAAGAGAAAAGATGTTGCAAAAATTCTTAAAAAACATAATGTAGTTTGTGTTGAGGATAATGCATACGGTGAATTGAGGTTTGCAGGAGCGGATCTGCCAACAATCAGAAATTATTCAGATAATACGATCCTTATGGGTTCTTTTTCAAAGATCATTGCTCCAGGGCTTAGAATGGGATGGATATGTGCCAGGAAGGAAATAATGGAAAAACTGCTTATAGTAAAGCAGGCTGCTGATCTTCATTCTAATTATCTGTCACAAAGGATCATCCATCAATATCTATTAGATAACGATATTGATAGCCATATTACAAAAATAAAGGATGCTTATGGAAAAAGCAGGGATTTGATGGTTAATATGATGGCTGAGCACTTCCCCGAAGGTGTCAGTTATACAAAACCGGAAGGTGGCATGTTTGTCTGGGTTACACTTCCAGAGTCTGTTTCGTCGCTTGACCTCTTTGAGCTTGCAATAGAAGAGAATGTTGCATTTGTTCCCGGTAATCCTTTCTATACTGATGATACCAGTGGTAATAACACGTTGAGGCTGAATTTTTCCAATTCAGATGATGAGCAGATCGAAGAAGGAATAAAAAGGATAGCAGTGTGCCTGGAAAAGTTAATGAGGGACACTATAAGAGCAGATTCTCAGAAACACTTCTGA
- a CDS encoding 30S ribosomal protein S3ae, translating into MARKVQKKLDKWKSKSWYNIETPEFIGRHNIGTTVAEEPAQLIGRIVEATVGDLTNDYSKHNTKLKFRINDVNGDVAQTCFIGHEITTDYLRSIVKRQTSRIDTNLKVTTKDGYTVRVKPICFTVKRARTSQIEGIREVMDRTVKERATELNFEQFVEEAMMGKLSATIYRNAKNIYPLRRVEIRKTEVEGIPAA; encoded by the coding sequence TTGGCAAGAAAAGTACAGAAAAAATTAGACAAATGGAAGTCAAAGTCTTGGTATAACATTGAAACACCTGAGTTCATAGGCAGGCACAATATCGGCACCACTGTGGCAGAGGAACCTGCACAGCTTATTGGTCGCATTGTGGAGGCCACTGTTGGTGACCTAACCAACGATTACTCAAAGCACAACACTAAACTCAAGTTCAGGATCAACGATGTCAATGGGGATGTTGCACAAACTTGTTTCATCGGACACGAGATAACTACCGATTATCTGCGTTCCATTGTCAAGAGGCAGACCTCCAGGATAGACACTAACCTCAAGGTCACTACCAAGGATGGTTACACGGTCAGAGTGAAGCCAATTTGCTTTACTGTCAAGAGGGCAAGGACCAGTCAGATCGAGGGTATCCGCGAGGTAATGGACAGAACTGTGAAGGAAAGAGCAACAGAGCTTAACTTTGAACAATTTGTGGAAGAAGCCATGATGGGTAAGCTCTCTGCTACTATTTACAGGAACGCAAAGAACATTTATCCGCTCAGAAGAGTAGAAATTAGGAAAACAGAGGTTGAAGGCATACCAGCCGCATGA
- a CDS encoding DUF366 family protein, translating to MKWVVLKKSLDYDGSQISSLWGYMEADLQEDSIIAFRGSCDVQIRHMIDLEDRKEGDTIYSADMLHFVIEHFDSTDLKLIYARQRLFTVMVAETLLQRGIKTSRVGDDLFVQGKKLSISIASTSAVSQKIHFGMNVVHDVYGCLSDQGVPEGDLFPLMEEIASRYVEEIHDIEKDLRKSRPLGVM from the coding sequence ATGAAGTGGGTAGTACTTAAAAAATCCCTTGATTACGATGGCAGTCAGATCTCATCCTTGTGGGGATATATGGAAGCTGACCTGCAGGAGGACTCCATTATTGCTTTCCGTGGTTCGTGCGATGTGCAGATACGCCATATGATAGATCTGGAAGACCGAAAAGAAGGAGATACCATTTACTCCGCCGATATGCTTCATTTTGTGATCGAGCATTTTGATTCCACAGACCTCAAACTCATCTATGCCAGACAACGTCTGTTCACTGTAATGGTGGCTGAAACCTTATTACAGAGGGGAATAAAGACCTCAAGGGTTGGAGACGATCTTTTTGTGCAGGGCAAGAAGCTCAGCATTTCTATTGCCAGCACTTCTGCTGTATCTCAGAAAATACACTTCGGTATGAATGTGGTGCATGATGTTTATGGTTGTCTCAGTGACCAGGGAGTTCCTGAAGGTGATCTGTTCCCGCTGATGGAAGAAATAGCCAGCAGGTATGTGGAAGAGATTCACGATATTGAAAAGGACTTGCGAAAATCAAGGCCATTAGGTGTGATGTGA
- a CDS encoding transposase, producing the protein MHACVSCEGFPLIIQISSGKEHDRQHFIEVMEDIKVKTDGRPRTRPLEVLADAAYDDTEIRQYLRSRAIKSNIPINTRNSKRKKRGRPTRFDEETYHYRGTIERFFAWLKMGFRKLASRYERLNVVFKGLLDIACFLLCWKKV; encoded by the coding sequence ATTCATGCATGTGTAAGTTGTGAAGGTTTTCCACTTATAATCCAAATATCTTCTGGAAAAGAGCACGATAGACAGCACTTCATTGAAGTTATGGAGGATATTAAGGTTAAGACCGATGGAAGACCAAGGACAAGACCTCTTGAAGTTCTGGCAGACGCTGCGTACGACGATACAGAAATCAGGCAGTACTTAAGGTCCAGAGCTATCAAAAGCAACATACCGATCAATACAAGGAACAGTAAAAGAAAGAAAAGAGGAAGACCTACTCGATTTGATGAAGAAACATATCATTACAGAGGAACTATAGAACGATTCTTTGCATGGTTGAAGATGGGATTTAGAAAATTAGCAAGTAGATATGAACGTCTTAATGTGGTTTTCAAAGGATTGTTAGATATTGCATGTTTCCTGTTGTGTTGGAAAAAGGTGTGA
- a CDS encoding DUF523 and DUF1722 domain-containing protein → MVPCDIVKNLQPFVECVTVCPECDIGLGVPRHPIRLVNEEKTRLLQPATVQDITVKMQVFVKGFLDNLPDVDGFILKSKSPSCGFGTTKVFASADAQQPLHRHGTGLFAKGVLEQLGDIPHIDETSLMDSETREHFVTRIFLHADLRLHKSSIRELIDFQTRNKLLLMAYDQRKIKILGRTLADHKHQHFVETVAAYSNTLHEMTLVTPSRTNLSNTFMHAFGYYSYRLEPEKKQYLLNCIEEYRKGSLSLRDLRKAMIPCILEFHVDYLVDQTLFYPYPEKLDNLHSTRSNET, encoded by the coding sequence ATGGTTCCCTGTGATATTGTAAAGAATCTGCAGCCTTTCGTAGAGTGTGTAACAGTATGTCCTGAATGCGATATTGGATTGGGGGTGCCACGACATCCCATCCGACTGGTCAATGAAGAAAAAACGAGGCTATTACAGCCGGCCACAGTTCAGGACATCACTGTAAAAATGCAGGTTTTTGTCAAAGGATTTCTAGATAACTTACCGGATGTTGATGGATTTATCCTTAAATCGAAGTCCCCATCATGTGGATTTGGAACAACAAAAGTATTTGCATCTGCTGACGCACAGCAACCTTTGCACAGACATGGTACGGGACTCTTCGCAAAAGGAGTATTGGAACAATTAGGAGACATCCCTCATATCGATGAAACATCCCTCATGGACTCTGAGACCAGAGAGCATTTTGTTACAAGAATATTTCTGCATGCAGACCTCAGACTGCACAAGAGTTCAATTCGGGAACTAATAGATTTTCAAACCCGCAATAAACTGCTTCTCATGGCATATGACCAGAGAAAAATAAAGATTTTAGGAAGAACTCTGGCCGACCACAAACACCAGCATTTTGTTGAAACTGTTGCAGCTTACTCGAATACACTGCATGAAATGACATTAGTAACACCTTCAAGAACTAATTTATCCAATACATTCATGCATGCTTTTGGATATTATTCCTACAGGCTGGAGCCTGAAAAAAAGCAGTACCTACTAAACTGCATAGAAGAATACCGTAAAGGTAGCCTATCCTTGAGGGATTTAAGGAAAGCCATGATCCCCTGTATCTTAGAATTTCATGTAGATTACCTAGTAGACCAAACATTATTCTACCCTTACCCTGAAAAACTCGATAACCTACATTCAACGAGATCTAATGAGACCTAA
- a CDS encoding methanogenesis marker 2 protein, which produces MDLELLARNLREFEGVSRKKPIAEIFKIFESVRHEYGNVIADFGDDAAVIDIGGDDVILFAADGIWGRIVEKSPWWTGYTSVVVNVNDISAMGGKPIAMVNVMSSGDSESIKGIMEGIRDGINKFGVPMVGGHTHPDTPYNSLAVAIIGIAKKDCVIRSDTASSGDIVIMAYDLDGRVGKNSPYSWDTTSFKDPKFVRDCYLVMVTIAERKLVTAGKDISNPGSMGTLGMLCETSNVGASIDITKIPMPENMDFEQWLKIYPATGYVVTAKPGNVQACLDVFGQVGITAAAVGEITNSHKVEIYDQKEKATVFDFKQDIITGIDE; this is translated from the coding sequence ATGGACCTGGAACTGCTTGCCCGTAATCTGCGTGAGTTCGAAGGTGTCTCACGCAAAAAACCCATTGCGGAGATATTCAAGATATTTGAAAGTGTTCGCCATGAGTATGGTAATGTTATCGCAGATTTTGGTGATGATGCTGCTGTCATCGATATAGGCGGAGATGATGTGATCCTGTTCGCTGCCGATGGCATATGGGGCAGAATCGTTGAAAAAAGTCCATGGTGGACTGGTTATACGTCTGTAGTTGTCAACGTTAATGACATCTCGGCCATGGGGGGCAAGCCTATTGCGATGGTCAATGTAATGTCATCCGGCGACTCTGAGTCTATTAAAGGTATCATGGAGGGTATAAGGGATGGCATTAACAAATTTGGTGTGCCGATGGTAGGGGGGCACACTCATCCCGACACTCCTTATAATTCTCTTGCAGTTGCCATTATAGGCATAGCTAAAAAAGACTGTGTGATCAGAAGTGATACTGCAAGTTCCGGGGATATTGTCATCATGGCATACGATCTCGATGGCCGGGTAGGTAAAAATTCCCCATATAGCTGGGATACTACTTCTTTTAAAGATCCTAAATTTGTGAGGGATTGTTACTTGGTGATGGTGACTATAGCCGAAAGAAAGCTTGTGACTGCAGGGAAGGATATCAGTAATCCTGGTTCCATGGGCACCTTGGGCATGTTATGTGAAACAAGCAATGTTGGAGCTTCAATAGATATCACAAAGATACCCATGCCTGAAAATATGGATTTTGAGCAATGGCTGAAAATATATCCTGCAACAGGTTATGTTGTAACTGCAAAACCAGGGAATGTACAGGCATGTCTGGATGTATTCGGTCAGGTAGGTATCACTGCTGCTGCTGTGGGTGAGATTACTAACAGCCATAAGGTAGAAATCTACGATCAAAAGGAAAAAGCTACAGTTTTTGATTTTAAGCAAGATATCATTACTGGCATTGATGAATGA
- the queD gene encoding 6-carboxytetrahydropterin synthase QueD — MKMKLGIIDHIDSAHYLPQHKKCGIVHGHTYKVEIVIEGEKSENGMVMDFYDIKRIVKEVLKEYDHRLLNDILEFPSVENLCEHMHRNLSSKLNFPLSVKVWEGEGKWCEVC; from the coding sequence ATGAAAATGAAACTTGGAATAATTGATCATATAGACAGTGCTCATTACTTACCTCAGCACAAAAAATGCGGTATCGTGCACGGTCACACGTACAAGGTCGAGATAGTCATAGAAGGAGAAAAGAGCGAGAATGGTATGGTGATGGACTTCTATGATATAAAAAGGATCGTTAAGGAAGTACTCAAAGAATATGACCACCGATTACTTAATGATATTCTTGAGTTCCCAAGCGTGGAGAACCTGTGTGAACATATGCATCGTAACCTCAGTTCCAAACTGAACTTCCCCTTATCTGTAAAGGTATGGGAAGGAGAAGGTAAGTGGTGCGAAGTCTGCTGA
- a CDS encoding 7-carboxy-7-deazaguanine synthase QueE, producing the protein MEAPITEIFCSAQGEGPYVGNRQVFLRFAGCNLNCSYCDTDVQISEACKYEEDPGSGIFQYVRNPLNPDKIAELVDSFMNVHSLSLTGGEPLLYADFIKELDVGFPLYLESNMTLPDMARKVKDCISFVSGDVKLTDEFQGEELECHIKRTIETFKILRKTDNRDCFCKVVMTKDVSPAYVLDVVGSISNYISCLVLQPVTQKELRPDVRTLLELQNELLGDIDTLIIPQTHTMWGCL; encoded by the coding sequence ATGGAAGCACCAATCACTGAGATCTTCTGTTCCGCACAGGGTGAGGGGCCATATGTAGGCAACAGGCAGGTATTTCTTAGATTTGCAGGTTGTAATCTCAACTGCTCTTACTGTGATACTGATGTGCAAATTTCTGAAGCTTGCAAGTATGAAGAAGACCCTGGCTCAGGTATTTTCCAGTACGTCAGAAATCCATTGAACCCGGATAAGATAGCAGAGCTTGTAGACTCTTTCATGAATGTACATTCCCTGTCCCTCACAGGGGGTGAACCGCTATTGTATGCGGATTTCATCAAGGAATTAGATGTGGGTTTCCCCTTATACTTGGAATCTAACATGACATTGCCGGATATGGCAAGAAAAGTAAAGGATTGCATCTCTTTTGTCTCAGGTGATGTGAAGCTTACGGACGAGTTCCAGGGCGAAGAGCTGGAGTGTCATATTAAGAGGACCATCGAAACCTTCAAAATCCTCAGAAAAACCGATAACCGGGATTGTTTCTGCAAGGTCGTCATGACAAAAGATGTCAGTCCTGCCTATGTTCTGGATGTGGTAGGATCCATTAGCAACTACATCTCATGTCTTGTCCTGCAGCCGGTCACTCAAAAAGAGCTAAGGCCAGATGTAAGAACTTTGCTTGAATTACAAAATGAACTGCTTGGTGATATTGATACTTTAATAATCCCACAAACCCACACGATGTGGGGGTGTTTATAA
- a CDS encoding rubrerythrin family protein, producing the protein MSSKDNLKAAFTGESMANRTYLAFARKADEEGYPQIAKLFRAAAAAETIHALNHLQRMGGIGNTMDNLKEAIDGETYEFESMYPKFIEEAKAEGDNRALWSFEVANKVERIHAGLFQKALSEIGKNEEIDYYVCSVCGHTHEGKPEGNCPICGAPASKFEKID; encoded by the coding sequence ATGAGCTCAAAGGATAATCTAAAAGCAGCATTTACTGGCGAATCAATGGCAAACAGGACATACCTAGCTTTTGCAAGAAAAGCAGATGAAGAAGGGTACCCCCAAATAGCTAAACTTTTTAGAGCTGCTGCAGCTGCTGAAACTATCCATGCATTGAACCACCTGCAACGTATGGGTGGAATCGGAAATACAATGGACAATCTTAAAGAAGCCATTGATGGTGAGACATACGAATTTGAAAGTATGTACCCAAAATTCATAGAGGAAGCAAAGGCTGAGGGAGATAACAGAGCCCTCTGGAGCTTTGAAGTGGCCAATAAAGTAGAAAGGATACATGCCGGACTATTCCAAAAAGCACTTTCTGAGATTGGAAAGAACGAAGAGATTGACTACTACGTCTGCAGTGTCTGCGGACATACCCACGAAGGTAAACCCGAGGGGAACTGTCCAATATGTGGGGCACCTGCATCCAAGTTCGAGAAAATCGACTAA
- the queC gene encoding 7-cyano-7-deazaguanine synthase QueC has translation MGAIALLSSGLDSVTSLAIAREETDIRLALIFDYGQKAAAREIEYSRKVAEKYGIEHRVIPLTWLRDITATSLVSKDMDVPQISMADIADESDPAITQDSAKKVWVPNRNGVMINIAASFAESMGCKYVIVGFNSEEAVTFPDNSAAYLDSLDKCLGYSTLNGVKMMAPVAGLDKQGIIRKALETKAPLEWSWSCYHGEEVPCGVCESCTRRKRAFMQAGIKDPLMERLGIDL, from the coding sequence ATCGGCGCGATTGCTTTGCTAAGTAGTGGATTGGATTCTGTCACATCCCTTGCGATAGCACGGGAAGAGACAGACATCAGACTGGCTTTGATATTTGACTATGGGCAGAAAGCTGCTGCCAGAGAGATAGAGTATTCCCGGAAAGTTGCTGAAAAATATGGGATCGAGCATAGGGTTATACCTCTTACATGGCTCAGGGATATTACTGCTACTAGTCTGGTGAGCAAGGATATGGATGTCCCGCAAATCTCAATGGCAGACATTGCGGATGAGTCAGATCCAGCCATAACTCAAGATTCAGCAAAAAAAGTATGGGTACCCAATCGTAATGGTGTAATGATCAATATTGCTGCAAGTTTTGCCGAAAGCATGGGATGTAAATATGTTATCGTTGGTTTTAACAGTGAAGAAGCCGTGACCTTCCCTGATAATTCCGCTGCATATCTCGATAGTCTTGACAAATGCCTTGGTTATTCTACTCTCAATGGTGTGAAGATGATGGCTCCGGTGGCAGGCCTTGACAAACAGGGTATTATCCGCAAGGCCTTGGAGACAAAAGCTCCTCTTGAGTGGAGCTGGAGCTGCTATCATGGGGAAGAAGTTCCATGTGGTGTATGTGAAAGCTGCACTCGCAGGAAGCGTGCTTTTATGCAGGCCGGTATAAAGGACCCGCTTATGGAAAGACTTGGTATCGATCTTTGA
- a CDS encoding transposase, whose product MEFRELSDDQWKFIKPHLPPQPITGRKRADDRKVINGILFVLITGCRWGDMPAIYGSQATAWRRLKRWSEEGIWNEIMESLRDSAYQKSKFSLDTVCIDSSFIETKKGERTPRTTVTKKGKV is encoded by the coding sequence ATGGAATTCAGAGAACTCTCTGATGATCAATGGAAGTTTATAAAGCCACACTTGCCACCACAACCAATTACCGGAAGAAAGAGAGCTGATGACCGTAAGGTCATCAATGGTATTCTCTTTGTTCTGATAACAGGTTGCAGATGGGGAGATATGCCAGCTATTTATGGTTCCCAGGCAACTGCCTGGAGAAGGCTGAAAAGGTGGTCAGAGGAAGGTATATGGAACGAGATAATGGAATCCCTTCGGGATTCCGCTTACCAGAAAAGTAAGTTCTCATTGGATACAGTGTGTATCGACAGCAGTTTCATCGAAACTAAAAAAGGGGAGAGGACTCCTCGTACAACGGTCACAAAAAAAGGAAAGGTATAA
- a CDS encoding helix-turn-helix domain-containing protein gives MKVPCQTIVWDVLPAIRAAIAEELVNLGISQQETARLLDMAPSAISQYLSKKRGYRIEFEDDVKDAIKSIALDLSKGEVADLSQRVCSICTMLQDNDSGCKSNCSDK, from the coding sequence ATGAAAGTACCCTGTCAGACTATAGTATGGGACGTGCTACCTGCAATAAGAGCAGCAATAGCAGAAGAATTAGTAAACCTCGGGATCTCCCAACAAGAAACTGCGCGCTTATTGGATATGGCTCCTTCTGCAATATCCCAATACCTTTCTAAAAAACGAGGTTACAGGATTGAGTTCGAAGACGATGTGAAAGATGCTATTAAGTCTATTGCGCTGGATTTAAGCAAAGGGGAAGTTGCAGATCTTTCTCAAAGGGTATGTTCTATATGTACAATGTTGCAGGATAATGATTCTGGCTGCAAGTCCAATTGCTCTGATAAATAG
- a CDS encoding serine--tRNA ligase yields MELHFTLKVSLRTSSDVTPAHDMIGEYLEEANKTILIKGASDGYGAQVVEWSTSDNKIDLLIESGRYVRAHDALMRIRKPLAAKLGKEFRIGLRAIEVESFIITMPAEKPLKQMKIPYVKSIEYEDGAIQLSLDVGESEIENKVPDRILTLMEDKIQQQSYGGKAEHWQLLWQSEKKDHKFFDDPTPAMLKEGWLKRGASRGQWIHGPQSTQMFRTFEKIVLEELLGPLGYREMIFPKLVPWEVWQKSGHAKGVYPEIYYVCPPKTRDPEYWEEVSDYYKVTHEVPTALIKEKIGEPIGGMCYAQCPPFWMYLQGETVPTDEFPLKVFDRSGTSHRYESGGIHGMERVDEFHRIEIVWLGTKEQVLDSAKELHEKYMHIFNEILELEWRKAWVTPWFMAQEGLTGVAAQTEAGTTDYEAVLPYRGENGEWLEFQNVSVNGTKYPSGFNVKCQSGEELWSGCSGVGLERWSSAFFAQKGLNPANWPEEFAKRVGQISKGIRFL; encoded by the coding sequence ATGGAATTGCATTTCACATTGAAAGTCTCTCTCCGGACGAGTTCAGATGTTACTCCTGCTCATGATATGATCGGGGAGTATTTAGAAGAGGCAAACAAGACCATACTCATCAAAGGTGCTTCTGATGGTTATGGAGCACAGGTTGTAGAATGGAGTACTAGCGATAACAAGATAGACTTGCTGATAGAATCCGGAAGATATGTACGTGCTCATGATGCTCTCATGCGCATACGCAAGCCTTTGGCAGCAAAATTGGGAAAGGAGTTTCGTATAGGTCTTAGGGCAATAGAGGTGGAGTCATTTATTATCACCATGCCGGCGGAAAAACCCTTAAAACAAATGAAGATACCCTATGTGAAGTCTATAGAGTATGAGGATGGTGCAATACAGCTGTCTCTGGATGTGGGTGAGTCAGAGATAGAGAACAAGGTGCCTGACAGAATTCTTACTTTGATGGAAGATAAGATCCAGCAGCAATCCTATGGCGGTAAAGCTGAACACTGGCAATTGCTCTGGCAGAGTGAAAAGAAAGATCATAAGTTCTTTGATGATCCTACCCCGGCAATGTTAAAAGAGGGCTGGCTCAAGAGAGGTGCAAGCCGTGGACAGTGGATACATGGACCACAGTCCACCCAGATGTTTAGGACCTTTGAGAAAATAGTGCTTGAGGAACTGTTGGGTCCATTAGGTTACAGGGAAATGATTTTCCCCAAGCTTGTGCCTTGGGAAGTCTGGCAGAAGTCAGGCCATGCGAAAGGCGTCTACCCGGAGATATATTATGTATGCCCGCCTAAAACAAGGGATCCTGAGTATTGGGAAGAGGTCAGCGATTATTACAAGGTTACTCACGAGGTTCCTACTGCTCTTATTAAAGAGAAGATCGGTGAACCTATAGGCGGTATGTGCTATGCTCAATGTCCTCCTTTCTGGATGTACCTGCAGGGCGAGACCGTGCCCACGGATGAGTTCCCTCTCAAGGTCTTTGACAGGTCGGGCACTTCTCACAGATATGAGAGTGGCGGTATTCACGGCATGGAACGTGTGGATGAATTCCACAGGATAGAGATCGTATGGCTTGGAACTAAGGAACAGGTCCTGGACTCTGCCAAGGAGCTGCATGAGAAGTATATGCATATATTCAATGAGATTCTTGAACTGGAATGGAGAAAGGCATGGGTTACTCCCTGGTTCATGGCTCAAGAGGGTTTGACGGGTGTAGCTGCACAGACTGAGGCAGGTACTACTGATTATGAAGCTGTTCTACCCTACAGGGGAGAGAATGGGGAATGGCTGGAATTCCAGAATGTAAGCGTAAATGGAACCAAATATCCTTCTGGCTTTAATGTCAAATGCCAGTCAGGCGAGGAACTTTGGTCAGGGTGTTCGGGGGTAGGTCTGGAGAGATGGTCTTCTGCTTTCTTTGCCCAGAAAGGTCTTAACCCTGCTAACTGGCCTGAAGAATTCGCAAAGCGTGTCGGACAAATCTCAAAGGGTATACGCTTCCTGTAA
- the nifB gene encoding nitrogenase cofactor biosynthesis protein NifB, which translates to MSTENNACDITVSSKEKEMQRIIAQHPCYSKEAQHKYGRIHLPVAPACNIQCNYCDRKFDCVNESRPGVTSEVLNPLEALEKTKQVLKEFPFIKVVAVAGPGDPLANDATFETFRLIKAEFPEVTLCLSTNGLALPDRMSEIIKAGVDTLTVTLNAIDPAIEAQLISHAVYKGKVYKGVEAAEILIKNQLAGIKMAVDAGIVVKINTVMVPGINDKHIIEVAKKINEMGVYIMNIMPLICQAKFADMEPPTPEERQAVQSACEPYVQQMRHCRQCRSDAFGLIGKDLSQMSEERRHTIKLEMSEKAEKAENA; encoded by the coding sequence ATGTCAACTGAAAACAACGCATGTGATATAACGGTCTCCAGTAAGGAGAAGGAAATGCAGAGGATCATTGCACAACATCCCTGTTACTCAAAAGAGGCGCAGCATAAGTATGGAAGGATCCATTTACCAGTAGCTCCTGCATGTAATATCCAGTGCAACTATTGCGACCGGAAGTTCGATTGTGTTAACGAGAGCCGTCCGGGTGTAACAAGCGAAGTATTAAATCCTCTCGAGGCCCTGGAAAAGACTAAGCAAGTGCTTAAGGAATTCCCATTCATCAAGGTCGTTGCAGTGGCAGGTCCTGGTGATCCTCTGGCTAATGATGCTACATTTGAAACTTTTAGGCTCATCAAGGCTGAGTTCCCGGAGGTCACTCTTTGTCTGAGTACCAATGGTCTTGCACTTCCAGATAGGATGTCTGAGATCATCAAGGCAGGTGTGGACACTCTGACAGTGACCCTGAATGCCATAGATCCGGCAATAGAAGCACAGCTCATAAGCCATGCGGTCTACAAGGGTAAGGTCTACAAGGGTGTGGAAGCTGCTGAGATACTTATCAAGAACCAGCTTGCGGGCATTAAAATGGCTGTAGATGCAGGCATTGTAGTTAAGATCAATACTGTGATGGTGCCAGGCATTAATGATAAGCATATTATAGAAGTAGCTAAGAAGATCAATGAGATGGGTGTTTATATTATGAATATCATGCCACTCATCTGCCAGGCAAAGTTCGCTGATATGGAACCCCCAACACCTGAAGAAAGGCAGGCTGTGCAGAGTGCCTGTGAGCCCTACGTGCAGCAGATGAGGCATTGCCGACAATGTAGGTCCGATGCATTTGGTCTGATAGGCAAGGACCTTTCCCAGATGAGCGAAGAGCGCCGTCATACCATAAAGCTGGAAATGTCTGAAAAGGCTGAAAAGGCTGAAAACGCATAG